From the genome of Candidatus Zixiibacteriota bacterium, one region includes:
- a CDS encoding DEAD/DEAH box helicase, giving the protein MQLADLKRYGISERIIDAWRKRQGDTLLPVQRRAIRQGLLDTLSPDTKRPNMIIAAPTSAGKSFCAELAAARALAEQRRVVMVFPLRSLAEEKYRLFQQTYAPLGIRCLILTGDHPENDEPFLRGQYHIALAIVEKFDLALAGRLDLLRNIGLVVVDEIQTIAEPGRGAVLERLLTRIVASEYRPGIVGLSAVLVEQRIEPLADWLGAVIVEETVRPRELIRGVAANGTLTYRTYNDGRDGSEPFVGMSPHDDPDQIAQSLAERIKSDNGQTLIFLKSRTDTVNLALKLAASLGRPPARQALAQLTDDEPSFLLRSLSQALGHGVAFHNSDLSSRQRATVEQAFCSGEISVLCATTTLALGVNLPADYVYLETVKYASGAYDSRPELVPISRAEFDNMTGRAGRLGFGSEQPGRAVLMAESAFDSDVLWNAYIAPTASCPIQSAWSSLPTDDWVLHMIVCGLAHSEDDLSRVFSHTLYSRLGDTGGKSTGASPDFAAAIVRLIDQGFVERGDDGAPAATPVASAAVTAGLSVAVTEHLRRLLNDHNQPETPFGWLCLALSSREWALPPAILSSYEQSNNVPVRMLYRRFDHSVEEAVPLLPEDYRHRPLSYRAAATLKSALLLDQWRCLTPVQRLEERFHLHLGQIQYLGRTAAHLVSALGRLIATSDRESDRPRLLSELAFSLRFGLPPEYQEIHRRLGDALRRCDFLALRAAGIETLEDLGRQSEQRFVDLFGSDSKSKHISDIINNLKEEVDMQSATLDLRSPFCQQPRMIEIDGSYEADRYLVRIDGFPVRLTGKSFKYLAKLAWSRVNDSSGWIYKEDIEVGFNQARYLYRMKNEIAAGINSGWPVVENNRLGYYRLQIDPDKIRLNVDNLKSHPDYELRSLFESGNRPCAVN; this is encoded by the coding sequence ATGCAATTGGCCGATTTGAAACGATACGGCATTTCGGAGCGGATAATCGACGCCTGGCGAAAGCGCCAGGGTGATACGCTCCTGCCGGTGCAGCGTCGGGCGATCCGCCAGGGTCTGCTGGACACTCTTTCGCCGGACACGAAACGCCCCAACATGATCATTGCCGCGCCGACATCGGCGGGGAAATCTTTTTGTGCGGAACTGGCCGCCGCTCGGGCACTGGCTGAGCAGCGACGAGTGGTAATGGTCTTCCCGCTTCGCTCGCTGGCCGAGGAAAAGTACCGGTTGTTTCAGCAAACCTACGCGCCGCTTGGGATCAGGTGTCTTATTCTTACCGGCGATCATCCGGAAAACGATGAGCCGTTTCTGCGTGGGCAATATCACATCGCACTCGCGATTGTCGAGAAATTCGATCTGGCTCTCGCCGGGCGACTCGATCTCCTGCGCAATATCGGCCTGGTGGTGGTGGACGAAATTCAGACGATTGCCGAGCCGGGGCGCGGCGCGGTGCTGGAACGGCTGCTCACTCGGATCGTGGCCTCCGAGTACAGGCCGGGAATTGTCGGGCTGTCGGCGGTGCTGGTGGAGCAGCGAATCGAGCCGCTGGCGGATTGGCTTGGCGCGGTGATTGTCGAAGAGACCGTCCGTCCGCGCGAACTCATCCGCGGAGTCGCTGCCAACGGCACGCTTACGTACCGGACCTACAATGATGGCCGCGATGGTTCCGAGCCGTTTGTCGGGATGAGCCCTCATGATGATCCCGACCAGATAGCCCAGTCGCTGGCCGAGAGGATCAAATCCGACAATGGGCAGACCCTGATCTTTCTCAAATCGCGCACCGATACGGTGAACCTCGCGCTCAAACTCGCGGCGTCGTTGGGACGGCCGCCGGCTCGGCAGGCGCTCGCGCAACTGACCGACGATGAGCCGTCATTTTTGCTCCGGTCGCTCAGCCAGGCGCTTGGTCACGGTGTGGCTTTCCACAATTCCGACCTGTCATCGCGTCAGCGGGCGACAGTCGAGCAGGCATTTTGTTCGGGGGAGATATCAGTCCTGTGCGCCACGACCACCCTGGCGCTGGGCGTGAACCTGCCTGCCGATTATGTCTATCTCGAAACCGTCAAGTACGCGTCGGGCGCTTACGACTCGCGTCCCGAGTTGGTCCCGATCAGCCGCGCCGAGTTCGACAACATGACTGGCCGGGCCGGGAGGCTCGGTTTCGGCAGCGAGCAGCCGGGTCGCGCGGTGCTGATGGCCGAATCGGCGTTCGACAGTGACGTGCTTTGGAATGCCTATATCGCTCCGACTGCATCGTGCCCGATCCAGTCCGCATGGAGCAGTCTGCCGACCGATGACTGGGTCCTGCACATGATTGTCTGTGGCCTGGCGCACAGCGAAGACGATTTGTCGCGAGTGTTCTCGCACACTCTCTATTCCCGGTTAGGTGACACAGGCGGCAAGTCAACGGGAGCGTCGCCCGACTTTGCGGCCGCGATTGTCCGCCTTATAGATCAGGGATTCGTCGAGAGGGGAGATGACGGCGCGCCGGCCGCCACACCGGTTGCTTCGGCGGCGGTCACCGCTGGGCTGTCGGTCGCGGTCACGGAACACTTGCGGCGGCTTCTCAATGATCACAACCAGCCGGAGACGCCGTTCGGGTGGCTCTGCCTGGCGCTCAGCTCGCGCGAGTGGGCGCTCCCGCCGGCGATTCTGTCCAGTTACGAGCAGAGTAACAACGTGCCGGTGCGTATGCTCTATCGCCGGTTCGATCATTCGGTCGAGGAAGCGGTGCCGCTCCTGCCGGAGGACTATCGCCATCGCCCTCTGTCGTATCGCGCGGCAGCGACACTCAAGTCGGCGCTGCTGCTCGACCAGTGGCGCTGCCTGACACCGGTGCAGAGACTCGAGGAGCGTTTCCACCTGCACCTGGGGCAGATTCAGTACCTGGGGCGGACCGCGGCGCATTTGGTCTCGGCACTCGGTCGCCTGATCGCCACGAGCGACCGCGAATCGGATCGCCCTCGGCTTCTTTCCGAGCTGGCCTTCTCACTCCGGTTCGGCCTGCCGCCGGAGTATCAGGAGATTCACCGGCGTCTCGGGGACGCACTGAGGCGGTGCGACTTTCTTGCCCTTCGCGCGGCCGGAATAGAAACTCTCGAAGATCTCGGCCGACAGTCCGAGCAGCGCTTTGTCGACTTGTTTGGCAGCGACTCTAAGTCAAAGCATATTAGCGACATAATCAATAACCTTAAAGAGGAGGTTGATATGCAGTCAGCTACTCTTGATCTCCGGTCGCCTTTTTGTCAGCAGCCTCGGATGATCGAAATCGATGGCAGCTACGAGGCTGATCGGTACCTGGTGCGAATCGACGGCTTCCCGGTCAGACTGACCGGGAAGTCGTTCAAGTACCTGGCCAAGCTGGCCTGGTCCCGGGTCAATGATTCGTCCGGCTGGATTTACAAGGAGGATATCGAGGTTGGTTTCAACCAGGCTCGCTATCTCTACCGCATGAAGAACGAGATTGCGGCGGGGATTAATTCGGGCTGGCCGGTGGTGGAGAACAACCGGCTGGGTTATTACCGCCTGCAGATCGATCCCGACAAGATCCGGCTGAACGTGGACAACCTGAAGAGCCATCCCGACTACGAACTGCGCAGCCTGTTCGAATCCGGGAACCGGCCCTGCGCGGTGAATTGA
- a CDS encoding NAD(P)/FAD-dependent oxidoreductase yields the protein MTHADSPPRPPRKVVVVGGGAAGLMAAGIAASQGARVTVLEKTGRTGTKLGITGKGRCNLTNSAPLELFLKAYGHQRQFLRQAFMRFFSSDLVAFAESLGIPAELEPGGKYFPTGNRAPEFAEALAEWTVASGAAIDKNSAVSEIVVRDRRIAGVRVGSHKVVPADAVIIATGGLSYPETGSTGDGYSLARALGHTIVPTRPALVPLETKGDIAPRLQGLSLHDVAVRLITQDRPQAALLGDLVFTHYGLSGPVILLVSLDAVDSLSAGKKVEISFDLLPSLDERALESHLLERFSGLGTKQLQNILKELLPSSLVPVCLDLADVSGNITGSQVTTAERRRLRHLLKDFRLTVTGHQGYAEATVTAGGVDLAEVDPRTMQSRLVAGLYFAGEVLDIDGPTGGYNLQAAFSTGRLAGHSAATGGP from the coding sequence ATGACTCATGCTGATTCACCACCGCGGCCTCCTCGGAAAGTGGTAGTAGTCGGCGGCGGTGCTGCCGGCCTCATGGCCGCCGGTATTGCCGCGTCACAGGGCGCCAGGGTGACAGTGCTGGAGAAGACGGGCCGCACCGGCACGAAACTCGGCATCACCGGAAAAGGGCGCTGCAACCTGACAAATTCCGCGCCGCTAGAGCTGTTTCTCAAGGCGTATGGGCACCAGCGTCAATTTCTCCGCCAGGCGTTTATGCGCTTCTTCAGTTCCGACCTCGTAGCGTTCGCGGAGAGTCTCGGCATACCGGCTGAGCTCGAACCGGGCGGCAAGTACTTCCCGACCGGCAATCGCGCGCCGGAGTTTGCGGAGGCCCTCGCCGAGTGGACCGTCGCCTCCGGGGCCGCAATCGACAAGAATTCCGCTGTCAGTGAAATCGTGGTGAGAGATCGGCGCATTGCCGGTGTTCGCGTAGGCAGCCACAAGGTGGTCCCAGCAGATGCGGTCATCATCGCCACCGGGGGACTGTCTTATCCGGAAACAGGATCGACCGGCGACGGTTACTCGCTGGCCCGCGCGCTTGGACACACTATCGTGCCGACTCGCCCCGCTCTCGTGCCTTTAGAAACTAAAGGAGACATCGCCCCTCGGCTTCAGGGTCTAAGTCTGCACGATGTGGCAGTCAGATTAATCACGCAGGACCGGCCACAGGCCGCGTTACTGGGCGACCTGGTGTTCACGCACTATGGGCTCTCCGGCCCGGTAATTCTGCTCGTCAGCCTCGACGCGGTCGACAGCTTGTCGGCCGGCAAAAAAGTCGAGATATCATTCGATCTGCTTCCGTCGCTCGATGAGCGAGCGCTGGAATCGCACCTGCTCGAACGTTTTAGTGGGTTGGGAACAAAACAGTTACAGAACATCCTTAAAGAGCTGCTTCCATCCAGCCTGGTGCCCGTTTGTCTTGATCTGGCCGACGTCTCCGGGAACATTACCGGCAGCCAGGTCACCACCGCGGAGCGGCGTCGCCTGAGACATTTGCTCAAAGACTTTCGCCTGACTGTGACCGGACACCAAGGCTACGCTGAAGCCACCGTGACTGCGGGTGGTGTCGATCTCGCCGAGGTCGATCCGCGCACGATGCAGTCACGCCTGGTGGCTGGGCTGTATTTCGCCGGTGAGGTGCTCGATATCGATGGCCCCACCGGCGGCTACAATCTTCAGGCGGCCTTCTCCACCGGCCGGCTGGCCGGACATTCGGCCGCCACGGGTGGACCGTAG
- a CDS encoding cold-shock protein codes for MAERETGTVKWFSAEKGYGFIVRDKGDDIFVHHSQIAQTGYRRLQEGQKVEFSVVQADKGLQAQEVRVVEETAS; via the coding sequence ATGGCAGAGCGCGAAACCGGCACCGTGAAGTGGTTTAGCGCTGAGAAGGGGTACGGTTTTATCGTCCGCGATAAAGGTGACGACATCTTCGTTCATCACTCGCAGATTGCACAGACCGGCTACCGCCGACTTCAGGAAGGACAGAAAGTCGAGTTCTCAGTAGTGCAGGCAGACAAAGGCCTTCAGGCCCAGGAAGTCAGGGTAGTGGAAGAAACTGCTTCCTGA
- the lon gene encoding endopeptidase La has product MIVKSKHRLQMVASDREETHPILPLMTEVLFPGLMITIHVGRPENLALLEHVTAARTPFVAAYTQSGFDTPAARPIHQVGVLAEARDIHEGTGGTKVVTLEGIRRVAISSITSQEPFLQGHVLGLDTPAFVPKAIRERVNEVISIVNEITHLDPTYSPELSNVLKRNVEDPSLLADHIAASFHFSLSAKQELLECHFLDERYDLLLQQLNSELNRAATVLSIQDKVKRRIESDQEKYFLRQQLHEIRRQLGEDFSEEREVARWKRLVKSMPKLPHEVLDRSRIEIERLGQISPASAEYGATKNYLDWLLNLPWAKVTPENYQISEVQKIVDTEYFGPDSLKERILQRLSVRKLMGGKDEGPTLCLVGAPGTGKASLAKAIARAIGKEFIRISVGGITTVADIKGTPRTYLGAQPGQIVRTLRQAGSLDSVVLLEDIDYFNIDNNSSVNMALLEVIDARYNSHFLDQYIGVPIDLSRIFFVCSVRSYEEIPEQFVPRLEIIELPGYIEREKIAIAQRYIIPSMLERHGLKKSEVRISDRTLAKIIGNYTMEAGLLGLSQQLERICRKIALQKAENHKHSWTVTEKTLDSYLGTPQYIPEKAESVPEIGNAAGLAWTGAGGELMFIEGLKMKGDGQIITTGSLGEVMRESIQAAHSYVRSKADVLGIDFNDFNEFDIHIHFPSGAIPKDGPSAGITVCLVIASVMSERPIRNDIAMTGEVTLRGKVLPVGGTKEKISAAFRAGIYYVVLPKENEKDLKDIPREIIRLTKFYFIESVDELFELCLLDFKPSTHTLEKIFAEEIARARKKSPRKRRPAARRGR; this is encoded by the coding sequence ATGATTGTTAAGAGCAAACACCGACTGCAGATGGTCGCCAGCGACCGCGAGGAGACCCATCCGATTCTTCCGCTCATGACGGAAGTGCTGTTTCCGGGCTTGATGATTACCATCCACGTCGGGCGACCTGAAAATCTCGCGCTCTTGGAACACGTAACCGCCGCGCGCACGCCGTTCGTGGCCGCTTACACCCAGTCCGGGTTTGATACCCCAGCCGCTCGACCCATCCACCAGGTGGGCGTGCTGGCCGAGGCGCGGGACATTCACGAGGGCACCGGAGGCACGAAAGTCGTCACGCTGGAGGGGATTCGTCGGGTGGCGATTAGTTCCATCACGAGCCAGGAGCCGTTTCTTCAGGGACACGTGCTCGGTCTCGACACCCCGGCCTTCGTCCCGAAGGCTATTCGAGAGCGGGTCAACGAGGTTATCTCCATTGTCAACGAGATTACTCATCTCGACCCGACCTACTCACCCGAGTTGTCAAATGTTCTCAAGCGAAACGTGGAGGACCCGTCGCTCCTGGCCGATCACATTGCCGCCAGTTTTCACTTCTCGCTTTCAGCCAAACAGGAACTGCTGGAATGCCATTTCCTGGACGAACGTTACGATTTGTTGCTCCAGCAGCTAAACAGCGAGCTCAACCGGGCGGCGACCGTGCTCAGTATCCAGGACAAGGTCAAGAGGCGGATCGAGTCGGACCAGGAGAAGTACTTCCTTCGTCAGCAGCTCCATGAGATTCGGCGGCAGCTCGGCGAGGATTTCAGTGAGGAACGCGAGGTCGCTCGGTGGAAGCGGCTGGTGAAAAGCATGCCCAAGTTGCCGCATGAGGTGCTGGACCGTTCGCGAATTGAAATCGAGCGCCTCGGGCAGATTTCGCCGGCCTCCGCCGAATACGGCGCAACCAAGAACTACCTCGACTGGCTTTTGAACCTGCCCTGGGCCAAGGTTACCCCGGAGAATTATCAGATCAGCGAGGTTCAGAAGATCGTCGACACCGAGTACTTCGGCCCGGATTCCCTTAAAGAAAGAATTCTTCAAAGGCTCTCGGTGCGAAAGCTGATGGGAGGAAAGGACGAGGGCCCGACCCTGTGCCTGGTCGGCGCTCCCGGTACGGGGAAAGCCTCGCTGGCCAAGGCCATCGCTCGCGCTATCGGCAAGGAGTTCATCCGTATATCAGTCGGCGGGATCACGACTGTGGCCGACATCAAAGGCACCCCGCGCACGTATCTAGGCGCACAGCCGGGTCAGATCGTGCGAACGCTCAGACAGGCGGGAAGTCTCGATTCCGTAGTACTGCTCGAGGATATCGATTACTTCAACATCGACAACAATTCGTCGGTGAATATGGCCCTGTTGGAAGTGATCGATGCCCGCTACAACTCGCACTTCCTCGATCAGTATATCGGTGTGCCGATCGACCTGAGCCGCATCTTCTTCGTGTGCTCGGTGCGCTCCTACGAAGAAATCCCCGAACAGTTTGTACCCAGGCTCGAAATCATCGAGCTGCCCGGATACATCGAGCGTGAAAAGATCGCTATCGCCCAACGATACATCATACCGAGTATGCTCGAACGGCACGGGTTGAAGAAATCCGAGGTGCGCATTTCCGATCGCACCCTGGCGAAAATCATCGGGAATTACACCATGGAAGCCGGACTGCTCGGCCTCTCGCAGCAGCTCGAACGGATTTGCCGTAAGATCGCACTCCAAAAGGCCGAGAACCACAAGCACAGTTGGACGGTCACGGAGAAGACTCTCGACTCTTATCTGGGCACGCCTCAGTACATTCCGGAAAAAGCCGAATCAGTGCCGGAGATCGGCAATGCGGCCGGCCTGGCCTGGACCGGCGCCGGCGGCGAGCTGATGTTTATCGAGGGGCTGAAGATGAAAGGGGACGGGCAGATTATCACGACCGGCTCACTGGGCGAGGTCATGCGGGAGTCGATTCAGGCCGCCCATTCGTACGTCCGCTCCAAGGCCGACGTGCTCGGGATCGACTTTAACGACTTTAACGAGTTTGATATCCATATTCACTTCCCGTCCGGGGCGATTCCCAAGGACGGTCCCTCCGCCGGGATAACAGTCTGTTTGGTGATCGCCTCGGTTATGTCGGAGCGGCCGATCCGCAACGATATCGCCATGACCGGCGAGGTCACCCTGCGCGGCAAGGTACTGCCGGTCGGCGGGACCAAAGAGAAGATCTCGGCCGCATTCCGCGCGGGGATATACTACGTGGTCCTGCCCAAGGAGAACGAGAAGGACCTCAAGGACATACCGCGCGAGATAATCCGCCTGACCAAGTTCTATTTCATCGAGAGCGTTGACGAGCTTTTCGAGCTATGCCTCCTTGATTTCAAGCCGTCCACGCACACACTCGAGAAGATTTTCGCGGAGGAAATCGCCCGCGCCCGCAAGAAATCGCCGCGCAAGAGGCGACCCGCGGCGCGCCGCGGCCGTTAG